In Deltaproteobacteria bacterium, the genomic stretch ACCGTGCAGGGCATTCTCGCGGCGCGCATCGACCGCCTCGGGGAGCGCGAGAAGCGCGTTCTGCAGAGTGCGGCGGTCATCGGGCGCGAGCTGGACGAGCCGGTGCTCGAGCGGGTGGCCGGCTGTTCGGGTGCCGAGCTGGCCGCGGTGCTCGACGCGCTCCGGCGGGCCGAGTTCCTGCACCCGACCGCCCTCTATCCCGTGGCGCGCTTCGCATTCAAGCACCCGCTCACGCAGCAGGTGGCCTACGAGTCGCAGCTCGCCGAGCGGCGAGCGCGGCTGCACGCCGCCACGGCCCGCGCCATCGAGGAGTTGGACGGTGCCCGACTCGACGAGCGCGCCGCGCTTATTGCGCATCACTGGGAGTGTGCCGGCGAGCCGCTGACGTCGGCACACTGGCACCGGCGCGCGGCCAACGCCGCCGCGGCCCGCGACTCGCGGGCGTCGCTCCTCCACTGGCGTCGCGTGCGGGACCTGGCCGCCTCCTGCGAAGAGAACCCGCAGACACTGGCCCTGCGGGCCGAGGCATGCCGCGAGATCATCTTTGCGATGTGGTCCGCGGGCGCGCAGGAAGCCGAGGAAGCGGAGTGGCAGGCAGTGTATGAGGAGGGAGAGGCGCTGGCGCGCCGCAGCGGCGACCAACGTGCTCTGGCGACGCTGCTGAGCGGGATCGCGGGCCTGCGCGGCTTTCGCGGCGAACACCGAGCACAGGTCGAGCTGCTCGAGCGAGCGCTCCCACTGGCCCGGGAGGCCGGCGACTTCGCGCTGCAGGCATCGCTCTATCAACGCATCGGCTGGGCGTGGAACCTCGCCGGCGACAACCACCGAGGCCTCGAGTGGACTGAGCGCGGGATTGCCTTCTGCGAGACCGACCCCGCACGGGCGGGGCGGGTGAGCCCCTTCGACACTTTCGCGTGGCTGCTCGCGCAGCGCGGCTGGTGCCGAATGGCGAAGGGGCAGCTCGTGGACGCCGAGCGCTGTTTCGAGCAGGCGCTCGCGGTCCTGCGCGAGAAGGACGACGCGTTCACCTGTGGATACGCCCGCGCCGGACAGTCTTCGCTTGCGTGGGTGCGCGGCGACCGCGAGGGCATGCTACGCATGGCGGCCCTGGGTCTCCAGGAGGCTCGGGACCTCGCGGAGCCCATGGCGGAGGTGATGGTGCGCGGGTGGCTCTCGTTGGCTCTTCACGAGGGTGGCCACCCGGCCGAGGCCGTTGCGGAATACGAGCGGACGTTGCTGCTGTTCCGGGAGTCGGGCATGGGCATCGTCGCCGTTTTGGCGATCCAGCACGCGGGGCTCGCGCTCGCGGCCACGCGCGCCGGGGACGAGCGGCGGGCGCGTGCGGCGCTGGCCGAGCTGGACACACTGCTGGGTGCTGCGCCCGAGCTCGCCGAAAGCCTCCCGCGGCACTGGCTGTTCCGTGCCGAGGCCGTGCTCGCGCTCGACGGCGCCGGCGGCCGTACCGAGGTGGAGGCCGCCCTCTCCCGGGTCCTCGAGGCGGCGCGCGAACGCGGCTGGAACGCCGAAGAGCCCTTCGCATTGCGGCTGCGCGCGCGCCTGGCGCGTCTGCTCGGCAACGCCCCTGCAGCCGAGCGCGACCTGCGCGAGGCGCAACGCCTCTTCGAAGCGATGGGCGCGCCGTTGCGCGCCGCCGAGTGCGAACGGGAGCTGGCCGGATGACCTGCGCCGAAGAGTGATGCGGCCTACGCGCTCGCGAAACCGGCGTGCAACGGCTCTTCTCCGTTGCGCGCCGGCGGGTTATGCCGGCTCGATCGGCTGCTCCGGATCGACGGCGAGCCAGCAGCCGGCTGCAAATAGGTACAAGGCGGCAACGCTGAACAGCGGCGCTTCCCACGACTCCCAGCGCTGCAAGCACAGGCCGACGACCACCGGGCTGAGTGCGCCGCCGAGGTTTCCAAAGGTGTTCATCGCGCCGCTGACCACGCCCGCGTGCAGGCCGCCGATTTCGAGGCACACGGCCCAGGCGGGGGCGACGCCGAGGGCCGCCAGGCCGGCGGCGGCGCTCAGTAGCAAAGCCGAGGTGATCGGCTCGCGGGTCAGCACCGCGCCGATGATGGCGGCGGCGGCCAGCGGCAGGCCGATTACCCCCGGCGTGCGCCGGCCGGCGCGGCTGCCCCAACGATGGGTCAACCGATCGCTCAGCCAGCCGCCGGCGAACACGCCGGCGGCGATTGCCAGCAAGGGCAGCGCGGCTAGCCACCCCACCTGTTTCAAATCAAAACCGCGGGCGCGTAGCAGATAAGTGGGCAGCCAGGTCAGATAGAAATACCAGCCGTAGATCGCCCCGCCATACATGAGGCAGAGCGTGAGCAAGGTGCGGCTGCGCAGCAGCAGCGCCCACGGCACCTGGCGGTGCCCATGAAGCTGTCCGCGGTTTTCCGCCAGCAACTGCAACTCGGCGGCGTTGACGCCGTGATGGTCGTGTGGATCGTCACGAAACCACCACCACCAGGCGATCGCCCACACGACCCCGACGGCGCCGAACAGTGCGAAAGCCTGGCGCCAGCCGACAATCCCGAGCAGCGCCACCACCAGCGGCTGCGTCAGCGCACCCGCCAAAGCGCCCGCCATGATCAACAAGCCGAAGATGCCGCCGCGCAAAGCCGCCGGCAGCCAGCGGGCATAAACACGGGCACTGGCCGGGAACGCGCCCGCTTCACCCAGGCCGAAAAGCAACCGCACGATGAACAGCGAAGCAAAGCCGCCAGCCAGGCCGGTGGCCGCAGTCATCGCCGACCACCACACCACGATGCGCGTCAGGGCCAGCCGCGCGCCAAAGCGGTCGGCAAACCAGCCGCTCGGTACCTCGAACAGCGCGTACGCCAAGGTGAAGGCGCTGAAGACGAAACCCATCTGCGTGTCGCTGAGGCCGAGATCGCTCTTGATGGCGGGCGCCGCCGTCGCGATGCAGACGCGGTCGAGATAGGCAACCGCGATCATCGCCAGCGTGAAGGCCACGACCGTGTAGCGCACGCGCGTGGGCGCGAGAGCGGGACGCGGCGGGGACACCGTACTCATGGCGCAGCCCGGAGCCGCTACGAGCGGCCCTGGGTGTACTTGATGATCTCGGCCTTTTCGAGCGTCACCAGACCGCCGCCGCCGGCGGCTTCCATCAACTCGTCGAGCGCGGGCAGGGCGGCGCGAATCTTATCTTCGGTGTCGACGATCTCGATGATCACCGGCAGGTCTTCCGACAGGCGCAAGATCTTGGCCGTGTGGATGCGGCTGCCGGCGCCATAGCCCTCGATGCCGTGCCAAACCGTGGCGCCGGCCAGGCCGAGTTCGCGCGCCTTGCGCACCAGCGCCTCGGACAACGGCCGCCCGTGGCAGCGGTCGGATTCGCCGACGAAGATGCGCAGCAGCTTGCCCTCTCCGGTTATCTTCATGTGCCCCCGCTACAGCCAGCGCGCCAGCAAGTCACCCAGCCACACCGCGCCGCAACAGGTGATGATGGTCAGCGCCAGGTTGACCATCGCCGCCGCCAGGCTGCCGTCACGCAGCAACGCCATGGTTTCGTAACTGAACGCCGACATGGTGGTGAAGCCGCCGCAGAAGCCGACGGAGAGCAACAGTCGCACGTCGGCGTTGATGAGTCCGCGCTCGAGCGAGAGCGCCATCACCAGCCCCAGAACGAAGCTGCCGGCAACGTTGACCGAAAGTGTCCCGAGCGGAAAGTCCCAACCGTTGAGGCCCTGGACCGCGCCTGCCAGCCAATAGCGCGCCAGCGACCCGACCGAGCCCCCGAGGCCAACCAAGGCGATGCGCATCACAGCGTCGCTCAAACCACAGCCCGGACGCCGACACAAGCCGGCGCGCCCGAGCGGGTGTACGCCGAGCGCGCGATACGGCGGTAGCAGCCGCGCCAACATCGCCAATCTGGTTGTTCTCGCTTTCGGACTGAAACTCAACGCGCTTGAGAGCGCCGGCCGGTGACGGCGCTTGACGCGCGACCGCGACATGGTCTAAGCGCGGCAGCAGTTCGACCGATGTAAGGAGGGGACGATGTCAACTCGTTCGTGGTGGGCGTGGGCGGGTGCTGCGCTCGCGGGGCTATTGGCGCTGGGTCAGGCTGGAGCCACACAGCCGACCTGGACGCCGCAGTTTTGGAAGAACGAAAGCACGCTCAAGCTCTGCACCACCGTGCCGGATGAAGGTTCTTACTGCTTTCCCGTCTGGTTGGTGGTTCTTGACGACGACGTCTACGTCCGCCTCGGCTCTCGCGCCGCAGAGCGCGTGAGCAAGAACAAGAGCGCGCCCTTCCTGCCGGTGGAGATCGGTGGGCGGCGCTACGAACAGGTGCGGGCGAGCGAGACCCCAGACTACGCCGAGCGCGTGGCCCAGGCGATGGCGAACAAGTATTGGAGCGATATCTTCGCCCGACTTTTTTCCCACCCGCTGACGATGCGCCTGCGCCCGGACCAGCCGCCACCGCCCTGAGCAGTGCCAGTGCGGCCGGCGCGCTATTGCGCCAGCCAGAGCCACGGCGAAGTCAGCTGCCGCCTGCAACTGGTGCTGGGCCCGCGCCCGGCAAAGCCGAACCAAACCAAGGCCGGCGCGGGAGAACGGAGCGGTAAGCGCTGAGCCGCACCCGCGGCGCAACCCCGCGGGCGCTTACGCCAGCGTCCCGCCGCAGCTGGAGCCGGCGCCGGCCTCAGCGCGGCACGACGAAGATGTCGGCGGCGATTTCCGGCTCGAGCGCGATGTCGGTGCCACCGACTTGGATCATGAAGGCCGGCAGCCGCTGGTGCAGCCGCAACTCGGCGCCGGGCACGACGCCGAGGGCGCAGAGGCGATCCAGGCGCCGGTGGGAACGGGAGGCGATGAACACGATGCGGTACTCGCCGCTGATGCTGCCCTCGCTCAGCGGCGTTACCAGCGGCCGCACCTCACGGGTGAAGATCTCGCAGCAGCGCCCGCGCGGAATCGGCCGGTCGTGCGGGCAGGTCGGCGGATGGCCGAGAAAGGCGCAGACGCGGTCGGTGGCTTCCTCGGACAAAATGTGGGAGTGCTCCAATTCACAGGCGCCCGCCTCCATGGCGGCGGTGTCGACATGAATCACGTCGAAGAACAGCCGCTCGGCCAGCCGGTGGCGGCGGATTACGCCGGCAGCGCACTCGTCGCCAGACGCCGTCAGCTCGAGCCGGTCGTGATTGACGGCCACCAGGGCGCGCCGGGTGGCTTCCGCCAGCGCCGCCGGCGCGTCGAAGTCAAAGGCTTCACCGGCAAGGGTGGGCCGCAGCGGCACGCCCTGCTCGCGCACCGTCCAGAGCCGCTCGAGAAGTTCCTCAATGTGCTGCTCGATGGTCATCGCGGGCGCAGCGTAGCGCGTTCGTGGTGCCGCGTTCAACTCATCCACGCGGCGCTCATCCACGCGGCGCCGCGCTGCCGCTAAACCAGCGCGACAGCCAGCGGGTCAGCCGGGTTTGCGCCGGTATTTCGTAGCCACACGACGGGCAACTCAGGAGTTGGCAGCCGCGCTCGAGCGGGCAGCCGGTGTGGCAGGCGCGGCCGTCGGCTTGGGCGTACTGCGTGCCGCAGAGCGGGCAAGTGATTTGAGTATCGGTGGAATTCATCGCAGGCCGGCAAGGCGCAGCGCGACGTTGACGGCGGCGCCGACGACAAACGCGAACGGGAAGATGAACGCCGACATCGCCAGCGCCAGGCGCAGCCCGTGTTCCTTCACGATGACGAAGAAATTCGCCACGCACGGCACGAACAACGTGATCGTCACCAGCGCCACCACGGTCTGCACCGGGGCCAGCAAGCCTTGTTGGAACAGCGCATAGATACCAGCAGAGCCGTAGTCGCGGCGGAAGAAGCCGACCAAGAACGCCTCCGCCGCCTTGGGTGGGAGATTGAGCAGCCCGACCACGGCCGGCTCGCTGGCATGCACGATCTTAGCGAGCGCGCCCGTGGCATCGAGCACGAACAGCACGAAGGTGCCGAGCACGAAAATCGGCACGGCCTCTTTCAGATACCACTCCAGCCGGCCGACGGTCTTGAGGACGATATTGCCCAGCTGCGGCCGCCGAATCGGAGGCAGCTCCAGAATCAAGTCCGAGCGCTGCCCCGGCAACAGCCGCGCGGCCAAGAAGCCGACGGCAAACAGCACGCCGAGCACGACGCCCCCCCAAACCATCGGCGCCCATATCGGCAATGCGCCGAACAGGCCGAGGATCACCCCCAGCTGCGCCGAGCACGGCACGCCGAGCGCCAGCAGCAAGGTCACCAATACCCGCTCTTTGCGCGTCTCCATGATACGTGCGGTCAGCGTCGCCATGGTGTCGCAGCCGAGACCGAGGATCATCGGCAACACCGCCTTGCCGTTGAGTCCCATGCCGCGAAAGATACGGTTCACGATCACCGCCAGCCGCGGCAAGTAGCCTGAGTCCTCCAACACTGAAAAGGCGAGGAAGAAGGCGGTGACAATCGGGAAGATGATCGCAAAGGCGTAAGTCAGAGCCACCGTCACGACCCCGTACGGCCCGATCAACATATCCCGCACCAAGTGCAGGACATAGCGCGCTACGTCCGATGACGGATCGGTCAGGGCAACCAAACCGTCGAGCGCGCCCACCAACATCGGATTGAGGTAGCCTCCGAATAACGTCTCCTCGAAGAAATCGACCGCCGTGCCCGCCGCGAACACGCCGACAAAGCGATAGACGGTGTAGAGCACCACCAGCAAGACCAGCGGGCCCGTGCGGCGTGCGCTGGCCCAGCGCCCCAGGGCGGTGCGCATCTCGGCGGAGCGGTAGGCAGCTATCGCCGCCGCGGCAACCGCCAGCCACGCGCCCAGTCGTCCCCAACCCTCTGCCAGCAGAGGCAACAGGCCGAGATCGCCGAGGAACAACCCGACGCACCCGGTTAGAGCAGCGAGCGCGAGTGCGGCCTCACGCCCGCTGGTCACCGCCACGGCCGGCCGCTCCACGACTGCCGCGCGCGTGCTCGCACGCGCCATTTGCTCGGCGGCACGCACCCGCGCGCGGCTGAGTTGGTAGCCGACATGCGTGCCCAGGTACTGCTGTACCTCGCGGTGCGCATCCTCGATGGTGGCCAGGGTCGCAGCCGAGACGTGCTCGACCAGCCACTGCCTCAAAGTGTCGTCGCCGGCCAGGCACATCATCGACAGCCAGCGCGTCGCGACATGAAATCCCGAGAGCGGCCGCTCGATGCGCAGCAACCCCCGCTCAACCACCGCGGGATAGCGCACGCGCGCGTGGCTCACCGCCGCGCGGGCTATTGCCGGCGCGATTGCTGCAAGGCCATGCCCGGTAACCGCTACCGTCGGTACCACCGGTACGCCAAGCTCGGCGGCAAGTTTGCCGGTGTCGACCGATAACCCGCGGTCGGCCGCTTCGTCCATCATGTTCACCACCAGTACGAACGGTACGCCGGCCTCCGCCAGTTGGATCGACACGACCAACGCGCGCGCCAGGTTCTTGGCGTCCGCCACCTGCACCACGCAATCGACTCCCGCGAGCACGATGTCGCGCGTGACACGCTCGTCCTCGGAATTCGGGGTCAGGCTGTTCACTCCCGGCGTGTCGATGATTTCGAAGGTGGAGTCGAAGCGGGCGGGGGCGCGGGTGACCTCGACGGTGGTGCCCGGGTAGTTGCTCACGGTGGCGTATGTCCCGGTTAGAGCGCCGAAAATCACGCTCTTGCCTACGTTCGGGTTACCGACCAGAGCTATGCGGTGAAACCGTTGACGGGTGGCACGACTGGGCTCAGCGGATTCGCTCGGCCGCTCGACCACGTGCAAGTCCGCGCGCCGTGTTCCGCTCTGCCGTGGCATGCCTTCCCAATAGCGAAAGCGCAGGCTTCGTGGTAGCTGGTCGGCGGCAGGGGGTTTGCGGCCGGATTCCCGGCAACGGTCAGAGGCCATGGTGACGTTGGTCATAAGTAGTCTTCCAACCGGTCGGTAGGATACGACGAGAAACGGAGGTGTCCGTGAACAACGGCTGGACCCGACGGGATTTCTTGCGCGCCACTGGCGCTGCCGCGGTCACCCTTGGCCTTTCCAAGTTGGAGATCGCCCGTGCCGCCGAGCCGCCGGCGGCGACGGCGGGGACTGGCGCACCGTCACTCCCCAG encodes the following:
- a CDS encoding AAA family ATPase, which produces RMDYTAQGHAVGLAQRMEQLAEPGAIYLTEHTARLIEGWFRLRDLGAFTVKGVGEPVGVRALEGTGPLRTRLDVSQARGFSRFVGRAHEMEQLEAALASALEGRGQFVGVMGEAGVGKSRLCHEFVERCRARGIPVMEAHCLPYGRSLPLLPVIELVRAFYGITERDDPAEARRRIAGTLVLLDESFQTDLPLAFDFAGFPDPDRPPPNVDPEARRRRVLDFVRRLFAARSAREAAVLLIDDLHWIDAQSDEFIAQIVDSVAATRTLLLLNFRPEYDAAWMARPDHHRIPLRPLGAEAADELLRDLLGGDPSLEALRAHLCERAGGNPFFAEELVSAFAESGTLAGERGAYRLVRDPGEIALPATVQGILAARIDRLGEREKRVLQSAAVIGRELDEPVLERVAGCSGAELAAVLDALRRAEFLHPTALYPVARFAFKHPLTQQVAYESQLAERRARLHAATARAIEELDGARLDERAALIAHHWECAGEPLTSAHWHRRAANAAAARDSRASLLHWRRVRDLAASCEENPQTLALRAEACREIIFAMWSAGAQEAEEAEWQAVYEEGEALARRSGDQRALATLLSGIAGLRGFRGEHRAQVELLERALPLAREAGDFALQASLYQRIGWAWNLAGDNHRGLEWTERGIAFCETDPARAGRVSPFDTFAWLLAQRGWCRMAKGQLVDAERCFEQALAVLREKDDAFTCGYARAGQSSLAWVRGDREGMLRMAALGLQEARDLAEPMAEVMVRGWLSLALHEGGHPAEAVAEYERTLLLFRESGMGIVAVLAIQHAGLALAATRAGDERRARAALAELDTLLGAAPELAESLPRHWLFRAEAVLALDGAGGRTEVEAALSRVLEAARERGWNAEEPFALRLRARLARLLGNAPAAERDLREAQRLFEAMGAPLRAAECERELAG
- a CDS encoding MFS transporter gives rise to the protein MSTVSPPRPALAPTRVRYTVVAFTLAMIAVAYLDRVCIATAAPAIKSDLGLSDTQMGFVFSAFTLAYALFEVPSGWFADRFGARLALTRIVVWWSAMTAATGLAGGFASLFIVRLLFGLGEAGAFPASARVYARWLPAALRGGIFGLLIMAGALAGALTQPLVVALLGIVGWRQAFALFGAVGVVWAIAWWWWFRDDPHDHHGVNAAELQLLAENRGQLHGHRQVPWALLLRSRTLLTLCLMYGGAIYGWYFYLTWLPTYLLRARGFDLKQVGWLAALPLLAIAAGVFAGGWLSDRLTHRWGSRAGRRTPGVIGLPLAAAAIIGAVLTREPITSALLLSAAAGLAALGVAPAWAVCLEIGGLHAGVVSGAMNTFGNLGGALSPVVVGLCLQRWESWEAPLFSVAALYLFAAGCWLAVDPEQPIEPA
- a CDS encoding DUF190 domain-containing protein encodes the protein MKITGEGKLLRIFVGESDRCHGRPLSEALVRKARELGLAGATVWHGIEGYGAGSRIHTAKILRLSEDLPVIIEIVDTEDKIRAALPALDELMEAAGGGGLVTLEKAEIIKYTQGRS
- the crcB gene encoding fluoride efflux transporter CrcB, giving the protein MLARLLPPYRALGVHPLGRAGLCRRPGCGLSDAVMRIALVGLGGSVGSLARYWLAGAVQGLNGWDFPLGTLSVNVAGSFVLGLVMALSLERGLINADVRLLLSVGFCGGFTTMSAFSYETMALLRDGSLAAAMVNLALTIITCCGAVWLGDLLARWL
- a CDS encoding metal-dependent transcriptional regulator: MTIEQHIEELLERLWTVREQGVPLRPTLAGEAFDFDAPAALAEATRRALVAVNHDRLELTASGDECAAGVIRRHRLAERLFFDVIHVDTAAMEAGACELEHSHILSEEATDRVCAFLGHPPTCPHDRPIPRGRCCEIFTREVRPLVTPLSEGSISGEYRIVFIASRSHRRLDRLCALGVVPGAELRLHQRLPAFMIQVGGTDIALEPEIAADIFVVPR
- the feoB gene encoding ferrous iron transport protein B, giving the protein MTNVTMASDRCRESGRKPPAADQLPRSLRFRYWEGMPRQSGTRRADLHVVERPSESAEPSRATRQRFHRIALVGNPNVGKSVIFGALTGTYATVSNYPGTTVEVTRAPARFDSTFEIIDTPGVNSLTPNSEDERVTRDIVLAGVDCVVQVADAKNLARALVVSIQLAEAGVPFVLVVNMMDEAADRGLSVDTGKLAAELGVPVVPTVAVTGHGLAAIAPAIARAAVSHARVRYPAVVERGLLRIERPLSGFHVATRWLSMMCLAGDDTLRQWLVEHVSAATLATIEDAHREVQQYLGTHVGYQLSRARVRAAEQMARASTRAAVVERPAVAVTSGREAALALAALTGCVGLFLGDLGLLPLLAEGWGRLGAWLAVAAAAIAAYRSAEMRTALGRWASARRTGPLVLLVVLYTVYRFVGVFAAGTAVDFFEETLFGGYLNPMLVGALDGLVALTDPSSDVARYVLHLVRDMLIGPYGVVTVALTYAFAIIFPIVTAFFLAFSVLEDSGYLPRLAVIVNRIFRGMGLNGKAVLPMILGLGCDTMATLTARIMETRKERVLVTLLLALGVPCSAQLGVILGLFGALPIWAPMVWGGVVLGVLFAVGFLAARLLPGQRSDLILELPPIRRPQLGNIVLKTVGRLEWYLKEAVPIFVLGTFVLFVLDATGALAKIVHASEPAVVGLLNLPPKAAEAFLVGFFRRDYGSAGIYALFQQGLLAPVQTVVALVTITLFVPCVANFFVIVKEHGLRLALAMSAFIFPFAFVVGAAVNVALRLAGLR